In Carya illinoinensis cultivar Pawnee chromosome 16, C.illinoinensisPawnee_v1, whole genome shotgun sequence, a single window of DNA contains:
- the LOC122298811 gene encoding uncharacterized protein LOC122298811 — MQTRLQQSKLEEVSMILRGLWTRRNMMIFERKFESPRKVLTAAMTSLQNFQGARAALNQLKGPNVQTRKDTKWKPTDEGVSKVNFDAAIDKNNYKLGLGIVARNHVGEVLFTLSSSKLFSGNSDMAKAAALWRAMELVLELDVRMVVFEGDSDRVIKGVTDVGGNYAWMEQQYANIRGRMLLRLDWSVSFIHRKGNCVAMH; from the coding sequence ATGCAAACTAGATTGCAACAAAGCAAATTAGAAGAAGTATCTATGATACTGAGAGGACTATGGACAAGGAGAAATATGATGATTTTTGAAAGGAAGTTTGAGAGTCCAAGGAAAGTGCTTACTGCAGCAATGACCAGCCTCCAAAATTTTCAAGGTGCTCGTGCTGCACTGAACCAGCTGAAGGGGCCTAATGTTCAGACAAGAAAGGACACCAAATGGAAGCCAACAGATGAGGGAGTTTCTAAGGTAAACTTTGATGCGGCTATAGATAAGAACAATTATAAATTGGGTTTGGGTATAGTGGCAAGGAATCATGTGGGAGAGGTTCTGTTTACCTTAAGTTCTTCTAAACTGTTTAGTGGCAACTCTGATATGGCTAAAGCAGCTGCTCTTTGGAGAGCTATGGAGCTTGTTTTGGAGCTTGATGTCAGGATGGTGGTGTTTGAAGGAGATTCTGACAGGGTGATTAAAGGGGTAACAGATGTAGGGGGCAACTATGCATGGATGGAGCAGCAGTATGCAAATATACGTGGCAGGATGTTACTAAGGCTTGACTGGTCAGTGAGCTTCATTCATAGAAAAGGAAACTGTGTGGCCATGCATTAG
- the LOC122298810 gene encoding uncharacterized protein LOC122298810, with the protein MGVNLEEMYKNLSLTEAESEEIIVDVGKLQDAVLSRGKCLVVKLLTHRHYNREAFKHTMRRAWRPVRGIKFRDLNSSIMLIEFDDECDKDRVIRDGPWSFDKHLVLVKEVEGHQQVHQIQFTEASFLVRLHDLPFIARNEYMGSLLGSKIGKVIEVDIVKGEVAWGEFLRVRVAMDISKPLLRGKLVNIGLEKPVWIRFSYERLPNFCYCCGLLNHSHSECVKWKDQQHSVGEEGFPYGNWLRAGIQFTRRGHRREVAQESDKNKADASVPLDSQNRKDGSSGLDPGENLGTVCVASVTVTEVHDSVIPTMVADSEKAVTKVVIKETEADDMHVLISVDKELQREDSVIQKVSLESSLDSGNAVEMGLNNPGTKVDFIKPKAQEVPAGSRRSKPNVLEGRKWKCLSILDKPKSPISVSPKHLPSGRKRKVTVKDGETEVRDAKRTMVSPLPIIESEVFHDFPTAVVGSQHRREP; encoded by the coding sequence ATGGGGGTCAATCTGGAGGAAATGTACaagaatctctctctcacggAAGCTGAGAGTGAGGAGATCATTGTTGATGTAGGGAAGCTGCAAGATGCCGTTCTAAGTCGTGGAAAATGTTTGGTAGTCAAATTGCTCACTCATCGTCATTATAATCGGGAGGCTTTCAAACATACTATGAGGAGAGCTTGGAGGCCGGTTAGGGGTATAAAATTCAGAGATCTAAATTCTTCTATCATGCTAAtcgaatttgatgatgaatgtGATAAGGACCGAGTCATTAGAGATGGTCCCTGGTCTTTCGATAAACACTTGGTGTTGGTTAAGGAGGTGGAAGGTCATCAACAAGTGCATCAAATCCAGTTCACCGAGGCGTCTTTCTTGGTAAGATTGCATGATTTACCTTTCATTGCTCGAAATGAGTATATGGGAAGTCTGTTAGGTAGCAAGATTGGCAAAGTCATTGAAGTGGATATTGTAAAAGGAGAAGTAGCGTGGGGTGAATTTCTGCGTGTAAGGGTTGCCATGGACATTTCAAAACCTCTACTACGTGGAAAACTGGTGAATATTGGCCTTGAGAAACCTGTGTGGATTCGATTTTCTTATGAAAGGTTACCCAATTTTTGTTATTGCTGCGGTCTATTGAATCATAGTCATTCGGAGTGTGTGAAATGGAAAGATCAACAGCACAGCGTTGGGGAGGAAGGATTCCCTTATGGTAACTGGTTGCGTGCTGGAATACAATTTACAAGACGCGGGCATCGCCGGGAAGTTGCTCAAGAATCTGATAAAAATAAGGCGGATGCCTCGGTTCCTCTGGATTCACAAAATAGGAAGGATGGTTCTTCCGGTTTAGATCCAGGCGAAAATCTTGGGACAGTTTGTGTAGCTTCAGTGACTGTGACGGAGGTCCACGATTCCGTGATTCCAACGATGGTTGCTGATTCGGAGAAAGCGGTTACAAAGGTGGTTATCAAGGAAACAGAGGCGGATGATATGCATGTGTTGATATCAGTGGATAAAGAATTACAGAGAGAGGATTCGGTTATTCAAAAGGTGAGCCTAGAATCTTCACTAGACTCAGGTAATGCTGTGGAAATGGGCTTAAACAATCCTGGCACTAAGGTGGATTTCATTAAGCCGAAGGCCCAGGAGGTTCCAGCGGGGTCTAGACGCAGTAAGCCCAACGTCTTGGAGGGTCGTAAGTGGAAATGTCTTTCTATTCTTGACAAACCGAAGTCTCCAATTTCAGTATCCCCCAAACATCTGCCTTcgggaagaaaaaggaaagtaaCGGTGAAAGATGGGGAAACAGAGGTTCGAGATGCTAAGAGGACGATGGTGTCTCCTCTTCCGATCATTGAGTCGGAGGTTTTTCATGATTTCCCAACGGCGGTGGTTGGGTCCCAGCACCGCCGAGAGCCATGA